A segment of the Kluyveromyces marxianus DMKU3-1042 DNA, complete genome, chromosome 5 genome:
GTAACTCATACTCTTCAGAACGAATCGCACAAGGTCAAacaaataaagaaaaaaaaaagggtacGAAAGCTAAAAATATTGAGCTTGAATATGAATCACTTCTCTTAGGGGATCGTCTGTTGCCCAAAAACCGATAAGCCGttaaattatttttttttggtttcgCTGTCCACTGGCGGTACAAGTGATACAAGTGATACGAGCTCTCGGAGCTCTGCCGAGGAATTCCTCGTCACTTCACTTCAATTCGCAGCGTCTAAGTCATGATGGTCTGAGCTAAAAGCAAACGACACACGCTGTTTAGAAAAGGCGCGGTCCGTTCTTCATTTGCTTCAGTCTTGTCTGGCCAATTACCAAGTACCACACAgccaagaaggaaaaaaaaaaaaagagccCTATCTAAAGGCACACAAGCAGATTATTAATTCACCAGGAACGGTAGCTATATCCATAACGTAACCGTAGTACCGGTGGCAGCGGTACCACCGTACTGCGTATCGTTTTTACCACCCTTCGGACTTTGtttgtcacgtgattatACATGTCCGTGACCTCTTTCAAGGATCACAGACGTCCGCCGCGGAGCATTGTCGTCCGACAACACCTTCAACGTTTCAGCTTTCGCTTCGGGAACAAGCAGGAAAAACTTGCAAAAtgcaagaaagaaaaaaagtatgaaaaaaaaacgaaaaaaggagaaaaaggaaaaatgaGTTGTCGAACTGCAGGGATTCTAAGACGAAGTTTTTGCGTTTCGGCTTAACTCGGATATGTTAATTCCCGCGTCGGCTTGAAAATTTTCCGTGGAAAGgatggttttttttctccttccAGCGAAAGTGAAAGTCAAGTGAGGGGCCATGGTAACGTCCTGCATCAGGCCATCAcgttttttgtttgtttttactTGGCTGGACCATGGCATTCCGAATAAGGATGTTTGGTAAACAAAGTGAGAATTTGGGAAGTTTGGAAGCTGAGAAGCTGGGAAAAATTGTTGGACTGGCAACCAGTTAGAGAGCCAGCTGGTTTTACagctggctggctggctggctgaACACTTTAGAATTGAGAAACatgaatttttttaaaaaaagcAGAAATAGGTATAGACATGCATATTCTATACACGTGATTTGATGAATTAATGTATGGTATGGTATGGGattcattcattattcATTCCTTTATGTCAGTTTATCCGatgagaaaagaagaagaaaaaaagagggtACACGCCTAATGTTAGGTAGGTAGAAAATTGGTAAGGGAGCGCCCTGCActaaaataataaaaaaaaagatattggGGGGGTTTAACATTTCAGTCATTACAAATTATGAGTGTAAGCGACACAGCACTGACACATTTCAAAtttaaaagaagttttgTGGGAAACAGTGAAAGAAGGGGAAATCAGgataataaaaaagagttGTGCGtgtaaaataaaaaaagcAAAACTTAttagttcttcttgaaggaCATGCGCTTGTACCATGGCTTATCATCATGGTTCAAGTCATCAATGTTGTATTCAGCACCTCTTCTGGAAGGTGGGACCCATGAGGTAGACTTCCATGGCAAGACACCTTCAGCGTACATTTCATCGACTTCTTCCAAGGTCAAACCCTTAGTTTCTGGGACAAAGAAGTAGACGTAGAAGAATGCAAACACCATACAGCCCATAAAGACGTAACCGTAGTAGAAGTGAATATCGGAGGTAATGAATGGAGTGAAGAAACTGATCAAGAAACCCCAGATCCAGTTAGCGGCACAGGCAATGGACATGGCCTTGGCCTTAATTCTCAATGGGTAAGATTCGGAAATAATCACATAAGCAACTGGAGCCCAGGTGGTAGCGAAACAGAAAATATAGAAACAAGCAAACACAATCATACAGTTACCAGCACCCTTAGAAGAGATACCGGCGTTTGGACCATCAGGCCATAATCTGGTGACACCGACAGAAGCGTACACGACGTAACAGCACACCATACCAACACAACCGTATAGCAAACAGTTACGACGACCGAAATTATCGACAGTGTACAAGGCGAAGAAAGTGGAAGCGAAGTTAACAATACCCAAGACAATGGATGTCTCAAAGGAATCATCCATACCGACAGCCTTGAAAATAGTGGTACCAtagtagaagaagtagtTGTCACCAGTTAATTGTTGCAAGGATTGAATCATGATACCCATAATGGTACGTCTGAGAATAGCTGGCTTACCAGTGATCAATTCGGTCCAAGAGGCCTCTCCGGCcaatctttccttttcgatGGTGGCTTGCAAGTTTAGCATTTCGAATCTGACAACTGGATCATCGGTTGCGACCTTGTTAGCCTTGGCTAGAGAGGCACGAGCGTCATCTAGTCTGTCTTTTTCAACCAAGTATCTTGGGGATTCTGGCACAAACAACATACCACAAATCATAAAAATGGCCCAGGCAAAAGACAAACCTAATGGGACTCTCCATTGGACAGAGTTGGAGTAAGTCTTGGTACCGTAGTTGGTACAGTAACCCAAAAAGATACCACATGTAATCATCAATTGGTAACAGGAAACCAAGGTACCTCTCAATTGTTTTGGAGCAGTTTCGGAAATCAACATTGGGGCCAACACATTAATACCACCGACACCCAAACCAGAGATGATTCTACCGATGAAATATTGGTACCATTTGTTGATAGATGCAATTTGAATAATGATACCGATGAtgtaaacaacaacaaccgCCATTAGACCGATACGACGACCGTACATATCACCGATCTTGGACAAGGTAATACCACCGATGGCACA
Coding sequences within it:
- the RAG1 gene encoding sugar porter family MFS transporter; protein product: MSNQLTDTTSAGSAASHHSADSVNAKGESPNQYSDEQSQEYHELEKIVEEKLSQRSKKEYVFVSICCVMVAFGGFVFGWDTGTISGFVNQTDFLRRFGSTRHNGTHYLSNVRTGLMVSIFNIGCAIGGITLSKIGDMYGRRIGLMAVVVVYIIGIIIQIASINKWYQYFIGRIISGLGVGGINVLAPMLISETAPKQLRGTLVSCYQLMITCGIFLGYCTNYGTKTYSNSVQWRVPLGLSFAWAIFMICGMLFVPESPRYLVEKDRLDDARASLAKANKVATDDPVVRFEMLNLQATIEKERLAGEASWTELITGKPAILRRTIMGIMIQSLQQLTGDNYFFYYGTTIFKAVGMDDSFETSIVLGIVNFASTFFALYTVDNFGRRNCLLYGCVGMVCCYVVYASVGVTRLWPDGPNAGISSKGAGNCMIVFACFYIFCFATTWAPVAYVIISESYPLRIKAKAMSIACAANWIWGFLISFFTPFITSDIHFYYGYVFMGCMVFAFFYVYFFVPETKGLTLEEVDEMYAEGVLPWKSTSWVPPSRRGAEYNIDDLNHDDKPWYKRMSFKKN